In a genomic window of Nostoc sp. UHCC 0870:
- a CDS encoding XisH family protein, translated as MPAKDIFHDAVRIGLEKEGWVITDDPLEIEIGGVEMYIDLGADQILAAEREENKIAVEIKSFVGSSNISQFHTAVGQCFNYQIALEAKEPERILYLAVPLGTYQSFFTLPFIQMVLQRSQLKIIVYDPVNEVIITWIN; from the coding sequence ATGCCAGCTAAAGATATTTTTCATGATGCTGTTAGGATAGGGTTAGAAAAAGAGGGTTGGGTGATTACAGATGATCCTCTTGAAATTGAAATCGGTGGTGTTGAAATGTACATTGATTTAGGTGCAGATCAGATTTTGGCAGCCGAAAGAGAGGAGAATAAGATAGCAGTTGAGATTAAGAGTTTTGTAGGATCATCCAATATTTCTCAATTTCATACAGCAGTTGGCCAATGTTTCAATTATCAGATTGCTCTTGAAGCAAAAGAACCAGAACGAATTTTGTATTTGGCTGTGCCTTTAGGTACTTATCAAAGTTTTTTTACTTTACCGTTTATTCAGATGGTGCTACAACGTTCTCAACTGAAAATTATTGTTTATGATCCAGTAAATGAGGTGATTATAACATGGATAAATTAG
- a CDS encoding XisI protein produces the protein MDKLEQYRGYIQQLLTEYAQPSSANSEIEKQFISDLVHDHYQLVYVGWKNRRRTYGCVLHLDIKDNKIWIQHDGTEIGIADELVKLGVPKEDIVLAFHEPLVRQYTGFAVG, from the coding sequence ATGGATAAATTAGAACAATATCGTGGTTATATCCAACAATTGTTAACGGAATATGCTCAACCAAGTTCGGCAAATTCTGAAATTGAAAAACAATTTATTTCGGATTTGGTTCATGACCATTATCAATTGGTGTATGTTGGGTGGAAAAACAGAAGGCGTACTTATGGTTGTGTTTTGCATTTGGATATTAAAGATAATAAGATTTGGATACAACATGATGGAACTGAAATTGGTATAGCAGATGAGTTAGTTAAATTAGGTGTTCCTAAAGAAGATATTGTTTTAGCATTTCATGAACCTTTGGTGAGACAATATACAGGTTTTGCTGTTGGTTGA
- a CDS encoding type II toxin-antitoxin system HicB family antitoxin has product MTRFVYPALLTADEKDGGFVVTFRDLPEAITQGDSLEQALNEAADCLEESIALRIDDKLEIPQPSQPKNREHLVAVPAQTALKAALYLAMCEKGMSKVELASTLNIHEKEVRRILSPHHATKLSTMERTLAVLGQRVELQISAK; this is encoded by the coding sequence ATGACTCGATTTGTATATCCAGCCCTGCTGACTGCTGATGAAAAAGATGGTGGCTTTGTGGTGACATTTCGTGATTTACCAGAAGCTATTACTCAAGGAGATTCTCTAGAACAAGCACTAAATGAAGCTGCTGACTGCTTAGAAGAATCTATCGCTCTGCGTATTGATGATAAATTAGAAATACCCCAACCATCACAACCCAAAAATAGGGAGCATTTAGTAGCAGTACCAGCGCAGACAGCATTAAAAGCTGCACTATATTTAGCAATGTGTGAAAAGGGTATGAGCAAAGTTGAGCTTGCTTCTACTCTTAATATCCATGAAAAGGAAGTTAGACGTATTCTAAGTCCCCACCACGCCACAAAATTATCTACAATGGAACGGACTTTAGCGGTACTCGGACAACGAGTTGAATTACAAATTAGTGCAAAATAG
- a CDS encoding type II toxin-antitoxin system Phd/YefM family antitoxin, whose amino-acid sequence MKTVDKNNLKANLLEFLQLVELEGEEILVVDGNKPVVRISPYQTTPNTEELFKNMRGKVNYYEDLTTPTIEEWLEV is encoded by the coding sequence ATGAAAACAGTTGACAAGAATAACTTAAAGGCTAACTTATTAGAATTTTTGCAACTTGTAGAGTTAGAAGGTGAAGAGATTTTAGTTGTTGATGGAAATAAACCAGTAGTGAGAATTTCCCCCTATCAAACAACCCCAAATACCGAAGAATTGTTTAAAAATATGCGCGGTAAAGTCAATTATTATGAAGATTTAACTACCCCAACTATAGAAGAATGGCTGGAAGTATAA
- a CDS encoding S8 family peptidase, with translation MPNLTDIPGIPQIWTRTKGDPQIKIAILDGAADLERSCFQGANFSQFKPYWSEDIELNEEYYYYLNLSLEFNEQQKDKKDDPDHDKEEAKKEREAFFAPFPEAIRRRIELSSHATHISSTILGQHGTPAPGIAPLCTALNIPISFAGDDFISPVNLTHAINTALQWGANIIHIAACHPTQTGVAPDLFARAVKQCQDNNMLIVAPGGNDKGECWCIPSILPGVITVGAIRDDGQPFKFSNYGGEYQNKGVMANGENILGAQPGTEEPTRQKGTSCAAPIVTGISALLMSVQLQRGEQPNAEAVREAILNSAIPCNPEEVEEPERCLLGKLNIPGAFQLLTGERLEPHPQPLSYKEMGVNEPHPQPLSYKEMGINEPRPQLLSYEERRVNEPHPQPLSYEERRVTTAEFTPPFPRREGGLGGAGGLGQVATIPQSVTPSAASKLVYALGTIGYDFGDEARRDSFKQLMPAVDIDGAIIPANPYDARQMVDYLSENPTEAKPLIWTLNQELTPIYALEPVSGFAADIYETLVLILAGQIQPEDSDDFVERVSIPARLTDRSVELFSGQVVPVITLTNTRGMYGWKVNSLVDAALQTVITEATAPPEEIAMRKALSSFLNRVYYDLQNLGQFAKDRALNFSVTNAFQAASSFAQAISTGMQLDSIEVEKSPFCRINSDCWDVKLKFFDPENGSRARRVFLFTIDVSDRIPVTLGQVRSWSVRK, from the coding sequence ATGCCTAACCTGACCGACATCCCCGGAATACCCCAAATTTGGACACGCACAAAAGGCGACCCCCAGATTAAAATTGCTATCCTTGACGGTGCAGCAGATTTAGAACGCAGTTGTTTTCAAGGCGCAAATTTTAGCCAATTTAAACCTTACTGGTCAGAAGATATTGAACTTAACGAAGAATATTATTATTATCTCAACTTATCTTTAGAATTTAACGAACAACAAAAAGATAAAAAAGACGACCCAGACCACGATAAAGAAGAAGCGAAAAAAGAACGAGAAGCATTTTTTGCCCCCTTCCCCGAAGCCATTAGACGACGGATAGAATTATCAAGTCATGCTACTCATATTTCTAGCACGATCTTAGGGCAACATGGCACACCAGCCCCAGGCATTGCCCCTTTATGTACAGCATTAAATATTCCTATTTCCTTCGCTGGTGATGATTTTATTTCCCCCGTCAACCTCACCCACGCCATTAATACAGCTTTGCAATGGGGTGCAAATATCATCCATATCGCCGCTTGTCACCCCACCCAAACCGGAGTAGCCCCAGATTTATTTGCCCGTGCTGTCAAACAATGCCAAGACAATAATATGTTAATAGTTGCCCCTGGTGGTAATGATAAAGGGGAATGTTGGTGTATTCCCTCTATTCTTCCAGGTGTGATTACCGTTGGTGCAATACGCGACGATGGCCAGCCGTTTAAATTTAGTAATTACGGGGGAGAATATCAAAATAAAGGGGTGATGGCTAACGGCGAAAACATCTTAGGCGCACAACCGGGAACAGAAGAACCCACCCGCCAAAAAGGAACAAGTTGCGCTGCACCTATTGTTACAGGTATTTCTGCATTATTAATGAGTGTGCAACTGCAACGAGGTGAACAACCCAACGCGGAAGCAGTGCGGGAAGCGATTTTAAATAGTGCTATTCCCTGTAACCCGGAAGAAGTGGAAGAACCGGAACGCTGTTTACTAGGTAAGTTGAATATTCCGGGGGCGTTTCAATTATTGACCGGAGAAAGGTTAGAACCTCACCCCCAACCCCTCTCCTACAAGGAGATGGGAGTCAATGAACCTCACCCCCAACCCCTCTCCTACAAGGAGATGGGAATCAATGAACCTCGCCCCCAACTCCTCTCCTACGAGGAGAGGAGAGTCAATGAACCTCACCCCCAACCCCTCTCCTACGAGGAGAGGAGAGTCACAACCGCAGAATTTACTCCCCCCTTCCCTCGTAGGGAAGGGGGGCTGGGGGGGGCTGGGGGGTTAGGTCAAGTAGCAACCATACCTCAAAGCGTTACCCCTAGTGCGGCTTCTAAACTGGTTTATGCTTTGGGAACTATCGGTTATGACTTTGGTGATGAAGCCAGAAGGGACTCCTTTAAACAATTAATGCCAGCAGTAGATATTGACGGTGCAATTATCCCTGCTAACCCTTATGATGCCCGACAAATGGTTGATTATTTGTCAGAAAATCCCACGGAAGCTAAACCTTTAATTTGGACTCTCAACCAAGAACTGACTCCTATTTATGCTTTAGAACCTGTTAGCGGTTTTGCTGCTGATATCTATGAAACTCTGGTTTTAATATTAGCGGGACAAATTCAACCAGAAGATAGTGATGATTTTGTGGAACGGGTGAGTATTCCCGCAAGATTAACAGATAGAAGTGTAGAGTTATTTTCTGGTCAAGTTGTGCCTGTAATTACTCTAACTAATACCAGGGGAATGTATGGCTGGAAAGTCAACAGTTTAGTAGATGCAGCTTTGCAAACTGTGATTACTGAAGCCACTGCACCACCGGAAGAAATAGCAATGCGAAAGGCTTTGAGTAGTTTCTTAAATCGAGTTTACTATGATTTACAAAATTTAGGACAATTTGCTAAAGACCGGGCGTTAAATTTTTCTGTAACTAATGCTTTCCAAGCTGCTTCGAGTTTTGCCCAAGCTATTTCTACAGGAATGCAGCTTGATAGTATTGAAGTAGAAAAAAGTCCTTTTTGTAGAATTAATAGTGATTGTTGGGATGTAAAGTTAAAGTTTTTTGACCCCGAAAATGGAAGCAGGGCGAGGAGAGTTTTCCTATTTACTATTGATGTTAGTGATAGAATCCCTGTAACTTTAGGTCAAGTTCGCTCTTGGTCTGTGCGGAAATAA
- the argJ gene encoding bifunctional ornithine acetyltransferase/N-acetylglutamate synthase — protein sequence MADWQEITGGVTAPKGYRAAGITAGLKPSGLPDLALIVSDVEAIAAGVFTTSQVRAACVDYCRQHLQSKAIARAILCNAGQANAATGSQGVSDAQESAELLAKELNITPELILLASTGVIGQRIKMDALRGGIPKLVAALSDTGSDTAAGAIITTDLVTKSIALETTIGDRPVRIGGIAKGSGMIHPNMATMLAFVTCDAAVSPHLWQEMLSRAADRSFNSITVDGDTSTNDSLIALANGESRTPAITEMGAEAEKLEAMLTAVCQHLAKAIARDGEGATCLVEVQVTGAHDELSARQIAKTIAGSSLVKSAIFGRDPNWGRIAAAAGRADVAFEQENLQIKLGDFLLFENGQPQPFDRAAASAYLKQAAAGAYLKEDTVLISVSVGNGHGIGKAWGCDLSYDYVKINAEYTT from the coding sequence ATGGCAGACTGGCAGGAAATTACTGGTGGAGTTACAGCACCGAAAGGATATAGAGCGGCAGGTATCACCGCAGGGTTAAAACCTTCGGGATTGCCTGATTTAGCTTTGATAGTATCAGATGTAGAAGCGATCGCAGCTGGTGTATTCACCACCAGCCAAGTTAGAGCCGCCTGTGTAGATTATTGTCGCCAACACTTGCAAAGCAAAGCTATTGCGCGCGCTATTCTCTGCAATGCGGGACAAGCCAACGCCGCGACAGGTAGCCAAGGTGTGAGTGATGCCCAAGAAAGTGCGGAGTTATTAGCTAAAGAGTTAAATATTACCCCTGAATTGATTCTTTTGGCTTCGACTGGGGTAATTGGTCAGCGTATTAAAATGGATGCCTTACGGGGTGGGATTCCCAAATTAGTAGCAGCACTTTCTGATACTGGTTCAGATACAGCAGCCGGGGCAATTATTACTACAGATTTGGTAACTAAATCCATTGCCCTAGAAACAACTATAGGAGACCGCCCAGTCCGTATTGGTGGCATTGCTAAAGGTTCTGGCATGATACATCCTAACATGGCCACCATGCTAGCCTTTGTTACCTGTGACGCAGCCGTTTCGCCTCATTTATGGCAAGAAATGTTAAGTAGGGCGGCAGATAGAAGCTTCAATTCTATTACTGTAGATGGTGACACCAGCACCAATGATAGCTTAATCGCCTTAGCCAATGGGGAATCCCGCACCCCAGCGATTACTGAGATGGGTGCAGAAGCCGAAAAATTAGAAGCCATGCTAACAGCAGTATGCCAGCATTTAGCCAAAGCGATCGCCCGCGATGGTGAAGGTGCAACCTGTCTTGTAGAAGTGCAAGTCACAGGCGCACATGACGAACTCTCAGCCAGACAAATCGCCAAAACCATTGCCGGTTCATCCTTAGTTAAATCTGCAATCTTTGGCCGTGACCCCAACTGGGGACGCATCGCCGCCGCCGCCGGACGCGCAGATGTAGCTTTTGAGCAAGAAAATCTACAAATTAAATTAGGAGATTTTCTCTTGTTTGAAAATGGTCAACCCCAACCCTTTGACCGCGCCGCCGCCAGTGCATATTTAAAGCAAGCCGCCGCCGGTGCATATCTCAAAGAGGATACAGTGTTAATTTCTGTCAGTGTGGGGAATGGTCACGGTATTGGTAAAGCTTGGGGTTGTGATTTAAGTTACGACTACGTGAAAATCAACGCTGAGTACACCACATAA
- a CDS encoding type II toxin-antitoxin system HicA family toxin — MKGSEFIRKVKKLAKERGIEAYVDQKRGKGSHVTLYFGDCFTIVRNPKDELKTGTFKAMLNQLGIEEHEL, encoded by the coding sequence ATGAAAGGGAGTGAGTTTATTAGAAAAGTAAAAAAGTTAGCAAAGGAGCGTGGTATTGAAGCCTACGTTGACCAAAAACGTGGTAAGGGAAGCCACGTAACATTGTATTTTGGAGATTGTTTTACCATAGTTCGCAACCCGAAAGATGAATTAAAAACTGGCACTTTCAAAGCTATGTTAAATCAACTGGGAATTGAAGAACATGAACTTTAA
- a CDS encoding DUF433 domain-containing protein, whose translation MSTTITDIGTLITRHPEIHGGCPIIAGTGVTVRRIAIWYKQGYSAEEIAEQISHLTLGQVYAALAYYHINREEIDADIAEEEAEGDRIEALHKAGKLA comes from the coding sequence ATGTCAACTACTATTACTGATATTGGCACTCTGATTACCCGTCACCCTGAAATTCATGGGGGCTGTCCGATTATTGCCGGAACTGGTGTCACAGTGCGACGAATTGCGATTTGGTATAAACAAGGTTACAGTGCAGAAGAAATTGCCGAGCAAATTAGTCATCTAACCTTGGGACAGGTTTATGCAGCCTTGGCGTATTATCATATCAATCGGGAAGAAATTGATGCTGACATTGCTGAAGAAGAAGCAGAAGGAGATCGCATAGAAGCCCTACATAAAGCTGGAAAGCTAGCATGA
- a CDS encoding anacyclamide/piricyclamide family prenylated cyclic peptide — MTKKNIRPQQVAPVQRETTATSKDLIGQVKSCTYCDIETRMCTPFAGDDAE; from the coding sequence ATTACTAAGAAAAACATCCGCCCTCAACAAGTTGCCCCTGTACAACGCGAAACCACCGCTACTTCTAAAGATTTAATCGGTCAGGTTAAGTCTTGCACATACTGCGACATCGAGACAAGGATGTGTACTCCTTTTGCAGGAGATGACGCGGAGTAA
- the gatB gene encoding Asp-tRNA(Asn)/Glu-tRNA(Gln) amidotransferase subunit GatB, with translation MTVATSVKTEYEAIIGLETHCQLSTNTKIFSNSSTAFGADPNTNIDPVCMGLPGVLPVLNQKVLEYAVKAGLALNCQIAKYSKFDRKQYFYPDLPKNYQISQYDLPIAEHGWLEIELVDAEGNPTRKRIGVTRLHMEEDAGKLVHAGSDRLSGSTYSLVDYNRAGVPLVEIVSEPDIRSGQEAAEYAQELRRIVRYLGVSDGNMQEGSLRCDVNISVRPVGRKEFGTKVEIKNMNSFNAIQRAIEYEIERQIAAVEAGERIVQETRLWEEGSQRTISMRVKEGSSDYRYFPEPDLAPIEVSEAQLTQWRSEIPELPAQKRLHYETELGLSVYDARVLTEEVSVVAYFEAVIAAGANPKTAANWITQDIAAYLNKQKLSITEIGLTPVNLAEVIKLIESGKISNAQAKQKLPDLLTGLSPEKAFAGQELITDSSVLEPIVEEVIAANPKELEKYRNGNINLKGFFVGQVLKKTNKRADPKLTNELVEKKLNG, from the coding sequence ATGACTGTTGCTACGAGTGTAAAAACTGAGTATGAAGCGATTATTGGTCTAGAAACCCACTGTCAGCTAAGTACGAATACTAAGATTTTCTCTAATAGCTCTACAGCGTTTGGTGCTGACCCCAATACTAATATTGACCCAGTATGTATGGGTTTACCAGGCGTTTTACCTGTACTCAACCAAAAAGTTTTAGAATATGCGGTTAAAGCAGGGCTAGCGTTAAATTGCCAAATCGCTAAATATAGCAAATTTGACCGTAAACAGTATTTTTATCCTGATTTGCCGAAAAATTATCAAATTTCTCAATATGACCTGCCCATTGCAGAACATGGTTGGTTAGAAATTGAATTGGTAGATGCAGAGGGAAACCCCACGCGCAAACGAATTGGGGTGACGCGGTTGCACATGGAAGAAGACGCAGGTAAATTAGTACACGCAGGTAGCGATCGCCTTTCTGGTTCTACCTATTCTTTGGTAGACTACAATCGCGCAGGTGTACCATTGGTAGAAATTGTTTCTGAACCAGATATCCGTTCTGGACAAGAAGCCGCCGAGTATGCCCAAGAATTACGCCGGATTGTGCGCTATCTCGGTGTCAGTGATGGCAATATGCAAGAAGGTTCTCTACGCTGTGATGTCAATATTTCTGTGCGTCCCGTAGGACGAAAAGAATTTGGTACGAAGGTAGAAATTAAAAATATGAACTCCTTCAACGCCATTCAACGGGCAATTGAGTACGAAATTGAACGTCAAATTGCCGCCGTAGAAGCCGGGGAACGCATCGTCCAAGAAACCCGCCTCTGGGAAGAAGGTTCACAACGCACCATCAGTATGCGGGTTAAGGAAGGTTCTAGCGATTATCGCTACTTCCCTGAACCAGACTTAGCACCAATTGAGGTGTCAGAAGCACAATTAACTCAATGGCGCAGTGAAATACCCGAACTCCCAGCCCAAAAACGCCTGCATTACGAGACTGAGTTGGGGCTTTCTGTTTACGATGCGCGAGTCTTGACAGAGGAAGTTTCTGTAGTTGCATATTTTGAAGCCGTCATCGCCGCCGGCGCAAATCCCAAAACAGCCGCTAACTGGATTACGCAAGATATCGCCGCCTACCTCAACAAGCAAAAACTCAGCATCACTGAAATTGGTTTGACTCCCGTTAACTTAGCTGAGGTGATTAAGCTGATTGAAAGCGGCAAAATTAGTAACGCCCAAGCCAAACAAAAGTTACCAGACTTGCTAACAGGTTTATCTCCCGAAAAAGCCTTTGCAGGTCAAGAACTCATCACAGATTCTAGTGTACTAGAACCCATCGTTGAAGAAGTCATCGCCGCCAACCCCAAAGAACTAGAAAAATATCGTAACGGTAACATCAACCTCAAAGGCTTCTTCGTCGGTCAAGTCTTGAAAAAGACCAACAAACGGGCTGACCCCAAACTAACTAACGAATTGGTAGAAAAGAAACTGAATGGCTAA